TCTCTCATGGGCCGGACAGGTGGGTCGCACTACAATTGCTAGAAGGTCGGACTACGAGGTGGTTTCGTGTTCGGGTAGGAGACCATTGGAGTATTGGTGTGTCATCCAAGTCAAGATAGAAGATTCAGCATGTTTATTCTCTTGTTGTAACCGACTATATGTAGCCCTAGcacccctggtgtctatatagaccagagggtttagtccgtagaggctagaaCAACAACCATCATCCTACTAGCCTAGGGTTTAGTTCATCtaatctcgtggtagatcgactCTATAACCATCCTATACACCTCAATATAATCAAGCaagacgtagggttttacctcttagagagggcccgaacctaggtaaacatcgtgtccttCGTCTCATGTTCCCCATTGATccaagatccacagctcgggaccccctacccgagatccgctagttttgacaccgacagggtgCGCAATGTGTAAAGCAACACTGAGtgaatcaatcaatcaatcaacaagttgagcAAGAAGAAGCAAAGCTTACGTTCTCCACGGCTGTCGAGCACAATAGCCACCTTGCCTCTAGCCGATCAACTGCGTCAAAACTTAGCGACTATGGTCTGGATGGTGTACCATCGATACGTTAACGACTTCACATTGCGTTCATGAATGATGAGCATGTAGTAGGGTGTTGTGTGCTTTTGCGTGTGAAACGAATCATGCACTCGCTGCGAGAAGAGCCCCCTTCTTCTCCTTCCTACGAAATCCACGGATATGACCAATCACTCACCGCACAAAAACTCATCCTCCGTGATCGAGTACCCCATCATCCTTCATAATCTAAAAAACTAACATGAACTTCAAAATTAAGCTCAATCACATTTGACCTAATGTACGGCGTGGTGACCGCCATGGACGTCGTCGACAGGGGGCAGAGGGTACCTGGCTGCAGACAAATCCTGGGAGGATAGAGCCATAGTACAAAGCGAGCGGGCACGTGGGTGGTGGTTGCGGATGTCCGGCAATGCATGTGTGACGGTCGGAGAGGTACATCGACGGCGTCGGAGGAGGAGGGCGCTAATGCAAAGCAAGACGGAGCATGGGCAGACTGAAAGAGAATGGGATCGGGAGGGGGATTTGACTGGGTCGGGGGTGTCGGAGTCCTATGTGGCTATTGTTCGGACtaccgcacccccccccccccggcctgGTCTGCTTCCAATTTACGGGAAAAGTGCGTCCGGACCGGTCAACGGACCGATACAGGCTCGCGTTGGATGGCAAAACACGTTCGGACTACGTGGTCCGAATGGATGCGGGCGGTTTGAGGGTCCGCTTTGAAGATGCCCTTACATAGTAATGTTTATACCTAGAAAATAAAGCTATTGCTATGCTCATAAATGCTGCCAGCATCGGCCTGTATCGACTTTTAGTCCCATGAGCTCCTTTGTAAGAGAATTAAGCTTAATTCGAAGGGCAAACATTATCCATTCTAGCACACAATGGTTTTGCTATGATGGAAGAAGAGAGCCTTTTCAGTAACTATCGGGCTTCGAGTTCTTCATAGTCCTACTCCCAAATTCCTTGAAGAAACTGGTACATAAATGCATCCTAGTCGAACCATTGTTCATCTAGGATGTATTCTACAGAAGTTTCTTCAAAGAATTTGAGATTTTGATTAAGAACTCGAAGAGTGACAAGCAaaactcttcttcttcttcttcttcttcttcttcttcttcttcttcttctttaaaATAAACATCAGGCTTTATTAATTAGATATAACGGTTACATCGTCAATAAGGAGAGATACAATATCATCCATGGGctcctcaaccaatccctagtCGCAGAAAATTTCGCTAGCCTAGCAAGTTCATGAGCAATCTTATTCGCTTCCCTATTACAATGTTCAAACCTAGTAATAGTAAATTCACAAGCCATAAAATAGCAATCATCGAACACTGTCACCGCCGCTCCCGCCAATTGTGTCCTCCATTTTTCATTGAGTCAATCACTTCCATATTATCCGAGTTGACAATAAGGCGATTGCACCCCGCTTCTGTGCAAGGGTAAGGCCAAACCTTAGTGCTGGTGCTTCTGCTGTTTGTACATTAGCACACCATCAATCCTCCAACTTCCTCCAACAATGAACCTTCCTTTGTCATCTCTGAGGACCGCCCCCGCCATGCCTCTAAGAAGATCATGGTCAAAAGAAGCATCAACATTTAGCTTTACAAAACCCATAGGAGGTTGCCTTAGGGGAGTTTGCTTTAACATAATTTGGTATGCATCTTGAGACTTTCCTTCATGAACTAGTTTACATCTATCCCCATAAGTATCAAGCTTTTATAAAGATCAATTCACGTGCGTTCTGAAGGCCCTATACGGATATTTCTTGATCTAGCATAAGTAGTAAAAGTTCAAGAACTATCTCTCCCGCCCGGTCGACAACACAAGCTCTATTGATCACCTCATACAATCCTAAGTTATCCCAGACCTCTTTCGCCTCCTGACACAGAAACAAGACGTGGTTTGTGTCTTCTGGCCCATTTGAACATGATGGGCAAATGGGCAAGACTTTCACATGTCTATTGGCGAGCATAACACGACATGGAAGGGTTTGATGCAATGTACGCCAGATGGAGATTTTTACCTTTGCCAGACAAGATAGCTTCTAGGTCTTGCTCCTGATAGGATTAGCATTGGTTCTACCCATAATATTTGTATGTTGCAATTTCCTCCCATACTGTTGGTTTCTATCCTCCCAATAAGCCGATCGAGCAGTGAACAACCCACTTTTTGTGTAACTCCAAGAGGAATGTAGATACCGCCTTGCTTGGGGTTTGATGATAGGGTCATGGTGATGTCCATGGATGCTTTGCATCATGTCAACGGTCCACCTGAGCTTGTGGGTTTGATGTATGCAATCGTCTAACTGCCACTGCCGAAATTGAAAGACACGCCACCAGGACAATTTACGTGTTCTTAACGGTacacatatactccctccgttccaaaatagatgactcaactttgtactaaagttagtacaaagttgagtcatctattttagaACAGAGGGAGTAGTCACCAAGTTTGTGGGATTCCAGGAAGCAAACACGAACCAAAAAAGGCGCAACAGTTCACAACCAAAGCAACTTCGCCGGATTTGAGAAACCAAACAGCAAACATAGATAGAGCCAGCAAAATGCATAGAAACATCAAGTATAAGCACTGTAAAATTAAGACGGACAAGTTGAAAGCCAACTTATAACACAACTTTCAGTCTCCCTCTCCCTCATCACAATGTCGATAGCAGAGATAACAAGTTCATCTAGAAAATCCTAAAACACAGGTTTTTGTCCATAGGGTAGATATAGCAGATCGCATCAGATTCTAGATATCCATTCATGCCTCACAAAATATGAACTTTAAGCCGCAAAGACATCTCAAGGGGACATCCTAGTCTACTCCCAGCCTTGAGCAGGGGGTTGCACCGCGGCGTCCCAGCCAGTAGCAGCCACAACAGGAGCAGGGACAGCACCTTCCACAGCAACAGGTGCCCCTGCTGCATCCCATCCATCGCCACCAACAACTGGAGCTGGAATTGACAACAACAAACAAAGATGTGATCAATTTAAGTTGCACAACAAAATATTCAACTAGGCCTTGGCATAAACTACTATAATTTTGGAATGGACACTGGAAACATGCAATGTGTCTAACATTAGTCAAGACATCAGGGCAAACTGTTGGGCATGAACTTGTTATAAACAAGCTATATTGAGTAAAGATGCCACTAATCAAAGGCCAAGTAAACTACCAGAAGTAGTTGCATGCCTGATGCTTTTGTGTTCAGTAACTAAAATGCCTTGCACCAACCAGATACATAATCAACCTAGGAAATAATTAGTACTACGCAAATGGCAAATTCACATCACCAAACAAAATTCTACAGAGTTTTCATACAAGGCAAATGAACATTTAATCAAGGAGAACAAACCTTCAGCCATCGGCCACTCGCCACCAGTAACAGGCGGGGGAGCAGGTGCATCAGAGGTCCACTGGTCACCACCCCATTGACCAGCTGCAGCTCCGTAATCAGTGATGGCAGCATACTCTGGGGCTCCAGCAGCTTCATCCTCCTGCTCCTTGGCTTCCTCAGGGTCCCTGTAGAAGAACAGATCAACCTGCAAAGGGCAAACACATTAGCCTCACAAGCATGCAAAGAATACAAGACAGGCACAAAGCAACGCAATTCAACTAGTAGGAATCTGAAAGGTCTATTGAGCTGGCATACCATGACATCCCACTTGTGCCCTGGCAGGATAGTGCCCCTCATCTGCAGAACCATCCTGGCCAAGAGCCAGTACAGACAGCCAATGCTGTTCCTCCCCTTGTTGTTTGCTGGGATGCCGATATCGACGTATCTCATGGGAGAGTCAGTGTCACAGAAGGCAATGGTAGGGATGTTCCCCAGAGCAGACTCCTTGATGGGCTGCACATATTTCAGCAGATCAATGACTCCATCATCAACATCACCATATCTAACGCACGCTGCTAGCATATACAGTACTTGCTTGGCATGGCAAAGAAATTCACCTGGTGGTCGGTCCTTGGGTCGGTGAGGATGAGCAGGCGGGGCTCGCTGAAGGAGGTCTGCATCTGGTTGGTGAAGGTACCAGGGGTGTGCCTCCCGGCGATGGCGTTGGCGCCGGTGTGCTGCGCGAACTTGAGGACGGCGCGCTGGCCGTAGGGGCGGGCGGACTGGACGATGATGTCCTGGGGGTTCTCGATGGCGACGATGACCCTCGCCGCGAGCTGGAGCTTCTCCCATGTCTTGCCCAGATTGATGATGTAGATGCCTAGGAATCACAACCAAAGAACAGACGCATCACATTCCACAGTTCACTCAAAGTAGAACAGAAGCATCATCTCTTGCGACAACTACACCAATAAGCATCACGATCCGCGGCAGATCGACTCTAACTAGCACAAAGCTGCCACTGTGCGCATGATGCCGAGGTAGCTCTAGCGTGCAACAGCAAGTCGGGGACACATAGGCAAGGCCAGATCCATGAGGACAACTGAACCTAAGCGACGCAAGAGCTCGCTGGATCAAGAGGGTTTTGAGCGAGCACGTACCGTCGGAGCGGCGCTTGTAGGCGTAGCGCTCCATCTGGAAGTCGCAGTTCTTGGTGCCGAGGTGGACGTCGGCGGCGAGCATCATCTGTATGTCCTGCTCCTTCTGGGACAGCGCCCGAGGGGCCTCTCCAGCCGCTGCCGCCATGGTTGGTCGGGGGCTCGAGCGTCCGGGTGGCGCCGcgaaggggaggaggaggggagggatGTGAGCGGCGGCGCGAACAGGGAGAAGGGGAGGGGGCGAGGGCTCTTATCTGCGGCGCCTCTAAACCCTAGTCGGCTTTTGTAGTGAGATGGGATGAGAGTGCTCCTTGGGCCCCCGTAGTGAATGGACCGGCCCATGTGACTATATACATATGGCCTGCTTTCTCCCTCTCTCACGAATTTGCTTTTTTTTTCCTAACACTAACAAAAACGAACTTgctttttttttctaaaaaaaattcctttcgCTTTTTTTTAAATAGCGATGAATTTTCGCAGTCTTTTTGTCAATGACAAGTATTCGGGTCAATTTTTGTAGGTGACAGGATGTGAAAACATGCATATCTCATAGAGAGAATATAATCTTTTACTactttctactccctccatttctaaatactccctccggtcggaattacttgtcacaaaaatggatgtatctacaactaaaatacatctagatacattcaaTTCTTGGACAAGTAATTCTGAACGAAGGGAGTACAAgcctttgtagagatttcactatgaactacatacggagcaagatgagtgaatctacactctgaAATGCATCTACATACACCCTTATGTGATCCATAGTAAAATCTCTagtgtatttaggaacggagggagtaataatcTGTGACAGCGTTTTCCACTACATTGGTGTGACGAGTTCGATCAATCGAACACTACCATACCAGCTACCATTCTCATATCTTTGTTAGAGTCCAGCGAGCATGATGTGGAAGATAAATTAGTGCTGGGAAGCAAAATACATAGCAGATGAGCAATGAACTCATGAAATCCCAGGCAATTGCAACATTCGACATGAAAGGTGCACTCATGAAATGTCAGGCAATTGCAAAATTCGGCAGAAATGCATAAGAAAACATAATCTGGTACTCATTTAGCTAAAACAGGCGCATCCGGTACTCGTGTATCAAAATGCGGTACACCATACAAGAGAGAATACAATTGCCAAGACTAGCTTCTTCACTGGCTCAAATTCTATTAAACCCCCTCAGTGGGTCTGGGTGCAGCCGAGACGACAAAAGTGCTTGATGTCAATCTGATCATGGTTGCTGAATCAGCTCAGGATGGGGAATATGCGGGTCACGTGCTCGAACGGAACAGTGTCGGCTGTGTTCTTCTTGAGTTCGGGGTGATTGAACTCGTTGCGCGGAAGGACAATCAGTTGGGAGCGTGATCCCTTCTCAATGACCCATCCTGAGTTTGCAGCATGATACTCCATAAACTTGTCCAACGCAAGCCCTTCAATGTTGATGGCCTGGAAAATTAAGTCGCAGGCACATCAGCAAAGAAACAATCCATGTATGCCGACAGTAAATCCAATTGGATAAACAGCATGATTTGGCTGATGACGATGCCGTAGGCTGGTATAAACAATACTTGCAGCTATCATCTAATATAATAATCCTTGAATTGCCATGAGCTCATAACGAAAGCCTATACAGCATGATAAGGATACATATCTTACCTCGGCTAGAACTGGCCTAGGAACTTTCTGGTATGTCAAGGAAAGCACATG
This genomic window from Aegilops tauschii subsp. strangulata cultivar AL8/78 chromosome 4, Aet v6.0, whole genome shotgun sequence contains:
- the LOC109757090 gene encoding small ribosomal subunit protein uS2y, yielding MAAAAGEAPRALSQKEQDIQMMLAADVHLGTKNCDFQMERYAYKRRSDGIYIINLGKTWEKLQLAARVIVAIENPQDIIVQSARPYGQRAVLKFAQHTGANAIAGRHTPGTFTNQMQTSFSEPRLLILTDPRTDHQPIKESALGNIPTIAFCDTDSPMRYVDIGIPANNKGRNSIGCLYWLLARMVLQMRGTILPGHKWDVMVDLFFYRDPEEAKEQEDEAAGAPEYAAITDYGAAAGQWGGDQWTSDAPAPPPVTGGEWPMAEAPVVGGDGWDAAGAPVAVEGAVPAPVVAATGWDAAVQPPAQGWE